Part of the Candidatus Bathyarchaeota archaeon genome, CGACGAGGTTTTGTCGGATTAGAAAGTTTAAGTATTGTTTGAGGACGCTGCAGTTGACATTGGCTTTGTACATGATGTGGGTTAGTTTGAGGGGCCCACGTTGAGAGAGAACTTTGAGGACATCTATGTACATTTCAAGTTTGGAGCGTCGCATGTTTTAACCTCTTTAGCGTGTTTTTCGGTGCTTTAGATATAAATGATTTATGTATTTCGAATAAGTGTTTCTCTCCATTGTTCAGCGGCTTTTTGGTTTGACCTTAGCTAGCACAATTAACCTATTTTGTAATGCTGTGACTAGGTCGTCGCAGAGAATTTGCTGCATTTCTGTAGAAAGTGTCTGTATTTCTGTTTTCAGTGCTTGTTTGAGTTTGCTTTGTAATTGTTTGCGCTTTTTTGAAGAAAACTCTTTTATGGTGTTCATTTTTGCCTTCTATTCCCCTATGGTTTTATGGGTTTGACTAGTAGTTTTTGGATTTAACAGTCTTATGAAGAAAAAATATGTATTGAGAATAATGAGCAATTGGCTGTGTGTGTGGCATTGTGAGGAGACTGTTGTATTAGGTTTCTAATATGTTTCAATAGATGCCAAGTTTGCATGTTGGTTGTACTCCAAGTTGTTTTTTGTGTCTGTAGATTGGTGCTATGAAGAGAGTGCGGTAGATGTTTGTTTTTTGTTATCATTAGCTACTTGTTTTTTGGGTAGTGTGGTTTTTCTTTGTTCCGTGTTGTTTTGGGTTTTGATAGTCATTGCAATGCAGGTTTTTTGTTTATGTGAGTGCGGGAAAGGAGGCTTTGGCTGGTTTTTGATCGAAAAACATTTTTCTAGGTTCTCATAGGGGATAGTTGAGGTGCTTTGGTTT contains:
- a CDS encoding winged helix-turn-helix domain-containing protein encodes the protein MRRSKLEMYIDVLKVLSQRGPLKLTHIMYKANVNCSVLKQYLNFLIRQNLVEERTVGKKRVVYAITQRGITVLKYFRELKTVLPIVEEARRLPATL